A genome region from Labrus mixtus chromosome 9, fLabMix1.1, whole genome shotgun sequence includes the following:
- the LOC132980591 gene encoding uncharacterized membrane protein C3orf80 homolog → MMPRLPGGGRTACGTTGTFLSACLVSACQALRSCGEVQCGDGQQCCPPIITGNGSASAAVRCCKLPIHVFFDNVGWFTRKLSGILILLLLFAMGYFIQRIICPRPRRNPNNDRSEEPSLFHGHASASQDSLLDRYPEYSIGDFASPNLPAYDEVKYLPTYEESMQEMHRDRSDDNLLSESESGSRGRGRAAGPRAGEQRREVLEVSGPQHSPRTSRNSV, encoded by the coding sequence ATGATGCCCCGTCTGCCGGGCGGTGGCAGGACAGCGTGCGGGACGACTGGCACCTTTTTGTCTGCGTGTCTGGTCTCCGCTTGTCAAGCCCTGCGGAGCTGTGGGGAGGTCCAGTGCGGCGATGGCCAGCAGTGCTGTCCACCCATCATCACCGGAAACGGCAGTGCCAGCGCCGCGGTGCGCTGCTGCAAGCTCCCCATACACGTTTTCTTCGACAACGTAGGCTGGTTCACGCGGAAGCTGTCGGGCATTCTGATCCTGTTGCTGCTCTTTGCCATGGGCTACTTCATCCAGCGGATCATCTGCCCGCGGCCCCGCAGGAACCCCAACAATGACCGCAGCGAGGAGCCCTCCCTCTTTCACGGGCACGCATCGGCGTCCCAGGACTCCCTGCTGGACCGGTACCCCGAGTACAGCATCGGAGACTTTGCGTCACCGAACCTGCCAGCCTACGACGAGGTCAAATACTTGCCCACGTACGAGGAGAGCATGCAGGAGATGCACAGGGACCGCTCCGACGATAACTTGCTGTCGGAAAGCGAGAGTGGGAGTCGGGGCAGGGGGAGAGCGGCGGGACCGAGAGCCGGAGAGCAGAGACGGGAAGTCCTGGAGGTGTCAGGACCGCAACACAGCCCAAGGACATCTCGGAACTCTGTCTGA